In the Alteromonas sp. M12 genome, one interval contains:
- a CDS encoding DUF4157 domain-containing protein: MLKAQSSVANQCEISARRAAKKPAEAFHAANSAEHTSAKQDATERAGVTPMNPLWGRLVSSPLPSSPIQRKCEHCEQQQEETLTLQTKLTVGPANDAYEQEADAIANQVMSGNRGKVSYISRLQSPRASAKTENSNTAHNGNQQPSHLSSYVNGLNGRGNPLSTAENRFFSSRFNRSFDGVRIHTNSEANQAAKGIKAKAFTYANHIVFNQGAYQANQPNSMHLLAHELTHVVQQSKGGSSGYSHSVQRKPSEQNSPLVVLNNPRFANDPQLTKIANGQIEALSSQQNGIHGAVSKVQRALDDMGFDLPLHRVDGSYGDETRLAISQFRSRYLSDDLDKCDKDAIILLDQVAPAVDQRHEHVFDYSRLLADNRLDVTVAFGHAGVNTSFVDIDNKRKDSGEDSGTASARIFRDWLTARGFALALLGINSDEFWALRTPIRFPKSDGSFETRDIRVWVHLIEPGVGAASAFGAGLSSSEITLYNGHARYGSGPDFDEKASPLENFRIGIDAAMAAAGRGTRYQEAKKNGVEMDTEHDLKEMVASDQFDPDKYRVLFFQACTSMAYLDEVRSEIGNTENTDVIGSRVPTYFTTDAAKVNPHEIIDMLSGILEGKTVENILNAIEKRQEVFYANTKGGIPSKGIYSTSGIGDNEIVP, translated from the coding sequence ATGCTGAAAGCTCAGTCAAGTGTTGCTAATCAGTGTGAAATATCCGCAAGACGAGCAGCAAAAAAGCCTGCTGAGGCATTTCATGCTGCCAATTCGGCTGAGCATACATCAGCGAAACAAGACGCTACTGAACGCGCAGGGGTAACGCCAATGAATCCCTTATGGGGAAGGTTGGTCAGTTCTCCCTTGCCAAGCAGCCCGATACAGCGAAAATGCGAACACTGTGAACAACAGCAAGAAGAGACATTAACACTTCAAACAAAGTTAACCGTGGGGCCGGCCAATGATGCCTATGAACAAGAGGCAGATGCGATTGCCAATCAAGTGATGAGCGGCAATCGTGGTAAGGTTAGTTATATTTCAAGGCTTCAATCTCCGCGAGCCTCTGCCAAGACTGAAAATTCAAACACGGCTCATAATGGTAACCAGCAACCCAGTCACTTAAGTTCCTATGTTAATGGCTTGAATGGCAGAGGTAATCCGTTGTCTACAGCAGAGAACCGATTTTTCTCTAGCCGCTTTAATCGCTCGTTTGATGGAGTGAGGATACATACTAATAGTGAGGCCAATCAAGCGGCAAAAGGTATAAAAGCTAAAGCATTTACCTATGCCAATCATATTGTTTTTAATCAAGGGGCTTACCAAGCCAATCAACCTAATAGTATGCATTTGTTAGCCCATGAATTGACTCATGTGGTTCAACAAAGTAAAGGGGGGAGCAGTGGATATAGCCATTCTGTACAACGTAAACCAAGTGAACAAAACTCGCCGCTAGTTGTATTGAATAACCCGCGCTTTGCAAATGACCCGCAACTCACAAAAATTGCTAATGGTCAGATTGAGGCATTAAGTAGCCAACAAAACGGTATTCATGGTGCAGTATCTAAGGTGCAAAGAGCGTTGGATGATATGGGATTCGATCTACCTTTACATCGCGTAGATGGTAGCTATGGAGATGAAACTCGTTTAGCTATCAGCCAATTCCGTTCGAGATATTTAAGTGATGATTTGGATAAGTGCGATAAGGATGCAATTATTCTTTTAGATCAGGTCGCGCCAGCTGTTGATCAGCGTCATGAGCATGTGTTTGATTACAGCAGATTGTTAGCCGACAACCGCTTAGACGTGACGGTTGCCTTTGGTCATGCAGGTGTTAATACCTCATTTGTCGATATTGATAATAAACGCAAGGATAGCGGCGAAGATAGTGGTACAGCCTCTGCTCGTATATTTCGTGACTGGCTGACAGCTCGTGGATTTGCTCTGGCTTTGTTAGGAATAAATTCAGATGAGTTTTGGGCACTACGCACTCCTATTCGCTTCCCTAAAAGTGATGGCAGTTTTGAAACAAGAGATATTCGTGTCTGGGTACACCTAATTGAACCTGGAGTAGGAGCCGCTAGTGCGTTTGGAGCTGGACTTTCATCATCGGAAATTACCCTTTATAACGGTCATGCTCGATACGGGAGCGGTCCAGATTTTGATGAAAAAGCATCTCCTTTAGAAAATTTTAGAATCGGAATTGATGCGGCTATGGCTGCTGCAGGAAGAGGCACTCGCTATCAAGAAGCCAAAAAAAATGGTGTTGAAATGGATACTGAACATGATTTAAAAGAGATGGTAGCAAGTGATCAGTTTGACCCTGATAAATATCGTGTATTGTTTTTCCAGGCGTGTACATCAATGGCTTATTTAGATGAAGTCCGCAGCGAAATCGGAAATACTGAAAATACAGATGTGATTGGTTCTCGAGTACCCACCTATTTTACCACGGACGCTGCTAAGGTTAATCCCCACGAGATTATCGATATGCTTTCCGGTATTTTAGAGGGGAAAACCGTAGAAAATATCCTCAATGCAATAGAAAAACGTCAAGAAGTATTTTATGCAAATACCAAAGGAGGCATTCCATCAAAAGGAATTTATTCTACCTCTGGTATTGGTGATAACGAAATTGTCCCCTAG
- a CDS encoding cation diffusion facilitator family transporter has protein sequence MGKSDQHVNSHQHAHSHHHGHSHMHAHQHTASNRIGWAFFLNVTFTIIEFIGGWLTNSTAIMADAVHDLGDSLAIGTAWWLNKLGEKDANQVFTYGFKRFSLLGALINSLILIVGSVWIMFEAIPRLSNPEMPQAEGMFALAIFGILVNGYAAYKLSDGETLNERVLNWHLIEDVLGWVAVLIVSVVLMFKPWPILDPILSIAFTLFILINVLKNLKITLVLFLQATPDNTTRDAVKSILLSPSSVDDVHHLHIWSLDGEQHVMTAHLVLNEQIGIQLMKDLKADLNAQLAPFNLAHTTIEFEFSDESCRDSKA, from the coding sequence ATGGGTAAGAGCGATCAGCACGTAAACAGCCACCAGCATGCACATAGCCATCATCACGGGCATTCTCATATGCATGCTCACCAACATACGGCATCCAATCGTATTGGCTGGGCATTCTTTTTAAATGTCACTTTTACCATTATAGAGTTTATTGGTGGATGGTTAACCAATAGCACCGCGATCATGGCAGACGCGGTCCATGATCTAGGTGACAGTTTAGCGATTGGCACAGCCTGGTGGTTGAATAAATTAGGTGAGAAAGATGCAAATCAGGTTTTCACCTATGGCTTCAAACGCTTTTCGTTATTGGGTGCATTGATCAATAGTTTGATACTGATTGTCGGTTCAGTGTGGATAATGTTTGAAGCAATTCCAAGACTGAGTAACCCCGAAATGCCGCAGGCAGAAGGTATGTTTGCTTTAGCCATTTTCGGTATTTTAGTGAATGGTTATGCTGCTTATAAATTAAGTGACGGCGAGACTTTAAACGAACGCGTGTTGAACTGGCATTTAATCGAAGACGTTTTAGGCTGGGTAGCCGTGCTAATTGTGTCTGTGGTGTTGATGTTTAAACCTTGGCCAATTTTAGATCCCATTTTATCCATTGCATTTACGCTATTTATTCTCATCAATGTATTAAAAAATTTAAAAATCACCTTAGTACTTTTTCTGCAGGCAACACCAGACAATACAACCAGGGATGCTGTGAAAAGTATTCTATTATCTCCCAGTAGTGTTGATGATGTTCACCACCTGCACATTTGGTCCTTAGATGGCGAGCAACATGTCATGACAGCACATTTAGTGTTAAATGAACAAATTGGCATTCAATTAATGAAAGATTTAAAAGCCGATCTAAATGCACAATTAGCCCCCTTTAACCTCGCGCACACCACAATAGAGTTTGAGTTTTCAGATGAAAGCTGTCGTGATAGTAAAGCCTAA
- a CDS encoding DUF3703 domain-containing protein, producing the protein MGYTDHAKPFVLEKIALAEQARKNGNEQKAFGFLEDAHVIGQKSTYLHCLVHYLMLKQGFSKLNLMEIVGQAFRLIGAFTKTRIGLLPTGNTGGVNVSPFKAMPISADNQKIIKAIERQIQH; encoded by the coding sequence ATGGGTTACACTGATCACGCAAAACCATTTGTTCTTGAAAAAATTGCGCTAGCTGAACAGGCGAGAAAAAACGGAAATGAACAAAAAGCATTTGGCTTTTTGGAAGACGCGCACGTCATTGGACAAAAATCCACGTACTTACATTGTCTAGTTCATTACTTAATGCTAAAACAAGGTTTTAGTAAGCTAAATTTAATGGAAATCGTTGGCCAAGCATTCCGATTAATCGGCGCTTTTACAAAAACACGTATTGGCTTATTACCGACGGGCAATACTGGTGGTGTGAATGTCAGTCCATTCAAAGCTATGCCGATATCAGCTGACAACCAAAAAATAATAAAAGCAATTGAACGACAAATACAACATTAG
- a CDS encoding Cd(II)/Pb(II)-responsive transcriptional regulator: MKIGMLATKSGCSVQTIRFYEKQGLLKQPLRSASNYRDYDTSALKQLTFIRQCRSLGISINEIQQLIALREEPDRSCESVNQMVNHHINEVSVRIDELTNLKVVLTEIASSCSAGHSIGECGVLKKLDV, from the coding sequence ATGAAAATAGGTATGCTCGCTACCAAGTCTGGTTGTTCTGTTCAGACAATTCGCTTTTACGAAAAACAAGGTTTACTGAAGCAACCGTTGCGCAGTGCCAGTAACTATCGCGACTATGATACCTCTGCACTAAAACAGTTAACGTTTATTCGTCAATGTCGTTCGTTAGGTATCTCTATAAATGAAATCCAGCAATTAATTGCTTTACGGGAAGAGCCAGACAGAAGCTGTGAATCAGTCAATCAAATGGTTAACCACCACATCAATGAAGTTTCAGTACGCATTGACGAATTAACAAATTTAAAAGTCGTATTAACTGAAATTGCCTCCTCTTGTTCGGCGGGACATTCTATTGGTGAATGCGGTGTATTGAAAAAACTAGATGTATAA
- a CDS encoding P-II family nitrogen regulator codes for MKKIEAIIKPFKIDDVRAALTEVGVTGLTVTEVKGYGRQKGHKETYRGAEYSVDFLPKVKIELVVTDSDVERCIEAIMEVAATGKIGDGKIFVTPVAQAIRIRTGEENDEAL; via the coding sequence ATGAAAAAAATTGAAGCTATAATTAAACCTTTTAAAATTGATGATGTTAGAGCTGCACTGACGGAGGTTGGTGTCACTGGCCTTACAGTCACAGAGGTAAAAGGTTATGGAAGACAAAAAGGTCACAAAGAAACCTATCGCGGCGCTGAGTACAGTGTGGATTTTTTACCTAAGGTTAAAATTGAACTAGTGGTAACTGACTCTGATGTAGAACGTTGTATCGAAGCGATTATGGAAGTGGCTGCTACCGGTAAAATTGGCGACGGTAAAATTTTTGTCACCCCAGTTGCCCAAGCCATTCGTATTCGCACCGGTGAAGAGAATGATGAGGCACTTTAA
- the katG gene encoding catalase/peroxidase HPI → MFKRTVPLFAAISLAFLPAVAIHSVTAAETQKNMHFWWPDKLNLQPLRQQDPRSNPYGNDFNYAEAFETLDLDAVRKDIKAVLTDSQPWWPADYGHYGPFFVRMAWHSTGTYRLSDGRGGGAGGQQRFEPLNSWPDNVSLDKARRLLWPIKQKYGRKISWADLMVLTGNVAMESMGFTIYGFAGGRDDDWEPDMVFWGPEKSWLADERYSGDRELQKPLAAVQMGLIYVNPEGPNGNPDPLLAAKDIRETFGRMAMNDEETVALIAGGHTFGKAHGAHKPEECLDAEPAAAGVEEQGFGWKNKCGKGHSEDTITSGLEGAWSVNPTAWTSQYLDNLFAFEWVKTKSPAGATQWIPKDNAGANLVPDAHDASKRHAPIMFTTDLSLKFDPIYRKIAKRFHEDPKEFEMAFSKAWFKLTHRDMGPRSRYVGEDAPKVDLIWQDPLPEMDYKVISDRDVRKLKAAILDTDLSIADLVRTAWASAASYRATDMRGGANGSRVRLAPQKDWDVNNPQELARVLATLESVQTEFNKKLKRGKKVSLADVIVLGGGAAIEKAAENAGFKVEVPFYAGRVDATQAQTDVESFTVLESTADGFRNYYAKGAAYSPAVMLVDRANTLNLTVPEMTVLVGGMRTLGANADLSKHGVLTDNTDSLNNDFFVNLLDMSTKWAKSKDQAGLYEGRDWASGELKWTATPVDLVFGSNSELRAVSEAYASDDAKQQFVDDFVKAWSKVMTADRFDIQ, encoded by the coding sequence ATGTTTAAACGTACTGTTCCTCTTTTTGCTGCTATTTCACTTGCCTTTCTACCGGCGGTGGCAATTCATTCAGTAACTGCCGCTGAAACTCAAAAAAATATGCATTTTTGGTGGCCCGATAAACTCAATTTGCAACCATTACGCCAACAAGATCCGCGATCAAACCCTTATGGGAATGATTTTAATTATGCAGAAGCATTCGAAACATTAGATCTTGATGCTGTAAGAAAAGACATTAAAGCTGTTTTAACAGACTCCCAACCTTGGTGGCCAGCAGACTATGGACATTATGGGCCTTTTTTCGTGCGCATGGCTTGGCATAGCACTGGGACCTATCGATTGTCTGATGGCAGAGGGGGCGGCGCAGGTGGACAACAACGATTCGAACCGCTGAATAGTTGGCCGGACAATGTAAGTTTAGACAAAGCGAGGCGCTTATTATGGCCAATTAAACAAAAATACGGACGTAAAATTTCTTGGGCTGATCTTATGGTATTAACCGGCAATGTTGCGATGGAATCAATGGGTTTCACAATTTACGGTTTTGCGGGCGGTCGCGATGATGATTGGGAGCCTGATATGGTGTTCTGGGGACCAGAAAAAAGCTGGTTAGCAGACGAGCGTTATAGTGGTGATAGAGAGCTTCAAAAGCCCCTTGCAGCAGTACAGATGGGACTTATTTATGTCAACCCAGAAGGACCTAATGGTAATCCTGATCCCTTACTTGCAGCAAAAGATATCAGAGAAACCTTTGGTCGCATGGCAATGAATGACGAGGAGACAGTGGCGCTTATTGCTGGTGGACATACATTTGGTAAAGCCCATGGAGCGCACAAACCAGAAGAATGTTTGGATGCAGAGCCGGCTGCTGCGGGCGTCGAAGAACAAGGCTTTGGTTGGAAAAACAAATGTGGCAAAGGCCATTCTGAAGACACTATCACCAGCGGTTTGGAAGGGGCATGGTCGGTCAATCCAACAGCTTGGACAAGTCAATATTTAGATAATTTATTTGCTTTCGAGTGGGTAAAAACCAAAAGTCCCGCAGGTGCGACTCAGTGGATCCCTAAAGATAATGCTGGCGCAAACTTAGTGCCGGATGCTCATGATGCTTCTAAACGTCATGCACCAATCATGTTTACCACCGACTTGTCGTTAAAATTTGACCCTATTTATCGGAAAATTGCGAAGCGTTTTCATGAAGATCCTAAAGAGTTTGAAATGGCATTTTCTAAAGCTTGGTTCAAATTGACCCACCGTGATATGGGACCGAGGTCACGATATGTTGGTGAAGATGCGCCCAAAGTCGATTTAATTTGGCAAGATCCATTGCCAGAAATGGATTACAAAGTAATTAGTGATAGGGATGTTAGAAAACTCAAAGCGGCAATACTCGATACTGATTTATCCATTGCTGATTTAGTGAGAACTGCTTGGGCCTCCGCTGCGAGTTATCGAGCAACTGATATGCGCGGTGGGGCAAACGGTTCACGTGTTCGACTTGCACCGCAAAAAGACTGGGATGTTAATAATCCACAGGAATTGGCACGGGTTTTAGCCACTTTAGAGTCAGTCCAAACAGAGTTCAATAAAAAATTGAAACGAGGTAAGAAAGTATCCTTGGCTGATGTCATTGTTTTAGGTGGTGGGGCGGCAATTGAAAAAGCGGCCGAAAATGCAGGTTTTAAAGTCGAAGTGCCATTTTACGCAGGTAGAGTCGATGCGACTCAAGCTCAAACAGACGTAGAATCCTTTACGGTTCTTGAGTCAACTGCAGACGGCTTTAGAAACTATTACGCAAAAGGTGCAGCTTATTCACCGGCAGTGATGTTAGTAGATAGAGCCAATACATTAAATCTAACGGTGCCTGAAATGACAGTGTTGGTGGGGGGCATGCGAACCTTAGGTGCCAATGCCGACCTAAGTAAACACGGTGTGCTTACTGACAATACTGATAGTTTGAATAATGATTTTTTCGTGAATCTATTAGATATGTCTACCAAGTGGGCGAAGTCTAAAGACCAAGCGGGATTGTATGAAGGCAGAGATTGGGCGTCAGGTGAACTAAAGTGGACGGCAACACCTGTTGATCTGGTGTTTGGTTCTAATTCAGAGTTACGTGCCGTGTCTGAAGCCTATGCTTCTGATGATGCTAAACAGCAATTTGTAGACGATTTTGTTAAGGCTTGGTCAAAGGTGATGACTGCCGATCGCTTTGACATCCAATAG
- a CDS encoding lactoylglutathione lyase family protein — MIPNKQYPRSFSHIGISVPDLEKAVEFYTQTLGWYLIMEPTEILEDTSPIGEMCTDVFGAGWKSFKIAHLSTGDRVGVEIFEFKDQQNPDNNFEYWKTGIFHFCVQDPDVEGLADKIVAAGGKKRMPKPRYYYPGEKPYRMIYMEDPFGNILEIYSHSYELIYSSGAYN, encoded by the coding sequence ATGATACCTAACAAACAATATCCACGTTCCTTCTCTCATATAGGAATTTCCGTTCCAGATCTGGAAAAGGCCGTCGAGTTTTATACCCAAACTTTAGGGTGGTATCTGATTATGGAGCCAACAGAAATATTAGAAGACACTAGTCCTATCGGCGAAATGTGTACGGATGTTTTTGGTGCGGGATGGAAGAGCTTCAAAATAGCCCACTTGTCCACGGGTGACCGAGTAGGTGTGGAGATTTTTGAATTTAAAGATCAACAAAACCCAGATAATAACTTTGAATACTGGAAAACGGGTATATTCCATTTTTGTGTTCAAGACCCAGATGTAGAAGGATTAGCCGATAAAATTGTTGCCGCAGGTGGCAAGAAACGCATGCCTAAACCACGTTACTACTACCCTGGTGAAAAGCCATACCGGATGATCTATATGGAAGACCCGTTCGGAAATATTCTAGAAATTTACAGCCACAGCTACGAATTAATTTACTCTAGCGGCGCATATAACTAG
- a CDS encoding LysR family transcriptional regulator translates to MILNPVWLNTFKTLFENRHFTRTAEILHMTQPGVSQHINKLEQACGYQLIKRQKKSFDVTLSGELLYKYILTAQQQESHLLENLGANEKTSGKCALSCSGSLATLLYAGFIELQTQYENLVIHLEAAPNNRILEQISQGQTDLGIVTEKPDPLLFSSEVIGREELVLVFPSSKTVDVDNLASEVMELGLIRHPDIDHYLRLYLAHCDEAVLSNLDVRKIKTKGYVNQIHQILLPISQGLGFTVLPRSTVDNFESAERLKILDIDNVVAETLYLVKKHNRDMPARFDMIKTQIKKSLN, encoded by the coding sequence ATGATTTTAAATCCTGTTTGGTTAAACACGTTTAAAACTTTATTTGAAAACCGTCATTTCACTCGCACTGCTGAGATTTTGCACATGACTCAGCCAGGTGTGAGTCAACATATCAATAAGTTAGAACAAGCCTGCGGTTATCAGTTGATTAAAAGGCAGAAAAAATCTTTTGATGTAACCTTATCAGGCGAATTGTTATACAAATATATTCTCACCGCCCAACAACAAGAATCTCACTTGCTCGAGAATCTAGGGGCTAATGAAAAGACATCTGGCAAATGCGCGCTTTCTTGTTCAGGCTCGTTAGCTACCTTACTTTATGCGGGGTTTATTGAGTTACAAACACAATACGAAAATTTAGTCATTCATTTAGAAGCGGCACCTAATAATCGTATATTAGAGCAAATTAGCCAAGGCCAAACCGATTTAGGTATTGTTACTGAGAAACCTGACCCATTGCTTTTTTCAAGTGAAGTCATTGGTAGGGAAGAGTTGGTCTTGGTTTTTCCAAGCTCTAAAACAGTAGACGTGGATAATTTGGCTTCTGAGGTAATGGAATTGGGTTTAATTCGTCATCCAGATATTGACCACTATTTGCGTTTGTATCTAGCTCATTGTGATGAAGCGGTTCTGAGCAATTTAGATGTACGTAAAATAAAAACCAAAGGTTACGTGAATCAAATACATCAAATTTTGCTGCCCATTTCCCAAGGCCTTGGGTTCACTGTTTTGCCACGCAGCACAGTGGATAACTTTGAATCGGCAGAACGATTGAAAATACTGGATATCGATAATGTTGTCGCTGAAACCTTATATTTAGTTAAAAAACACAACCGTGATATGCCTGCCAGGTTTGACATGATTAAAACACAAATTAAAAAATCACTTAATTAA
- the glgC gene encoding glucose-1-phosphate adenylyltransferase encodes MTQQLNINQVLDDTYVVLLAGGQGSRLHELTQSRAKPALEFGCNHRIIDFPLSNCANSGLKKIGVVTQYKAQSLIRHLVNGWANYQRGFNTFLEIMPASQQINADWYTGTANALYQKLEFLKSTKAKFILVLSGDHIYKMDYRTLLTEHVRSKADMTVSCIEVSKNEAAGQFGVMNVDSKDRVTSFEEKPSNPPSLQDSPGKVLASMGNYVFNTDFLVQQLEKDAKDLASNHDFGKDIIPNIIQQFHIQAFRFHANDGDTTAYWKDVGTIDAYWQANMALLAANPAAKVNDVNWPIWSNPSCNAPTQIISDELGRSARIKNSLLANGTTLQVCSISGSLLCSNVTVDEGANVIDAVILPNVKIGKNAVLTRCIIDNDCHIPAGLKIGLNMQEDRKRGFRISAKGIRLVNQSMIDKLAYVQQQPNLYQSSEKSAAETDRAANMLPPLVEREKENTHISTF; translated from the coding sequence ATGACGCAGCAATTAAATATAAATCAAGTGCTCGATGACACCTATGTTGTCCTCTTAGCGGGCGGCCAAGGCAGTCGATTACACGAGTTGACGCAATCAAGAGCCAAACCTGCGTTGGAATTCGGTTGTAACCATCGAATTATTGATTTTCCCCTTTCCAACTGTGCCAATTCGGGACTGAAAAAAATTGGTGTAGTGACTCAATATAAAGCACAAAGTCTGATACGTCATTTGGTGAATGGTTGGGCTAACTATCAACGGGGTTTTAACACTTTCTTAGAGATTATGCCCGCGTCACAGCAAATTAATGCCGACTGGTATACTGGTACTGCTAACGCACTTTATCAAAAATTAGAATTTTTGAAGTCTACCAAAGCAAAATTCATCTTGGTGTTATCAGGCGATCATATCTACAAAATGGATTATCGTACATTACTGACCGAGCATGTTCGTTCAAAGGCTGATATGACAGTGTCATGTATTGAAGTGTCTAAAAATGAAGCTGCAGGTCAATTTGGAGTGATGAACGTCGACAGCAAAGATAGAGTAACCTCATTCGAAGAAAAACCTAGCAATCCACCAAGTTTACAAGACTCCCCTGGTAAGGTGCTAGCCTCCATGGGCAACTATGTATTTAATACTGATTTTCTTGTTCAACAGTTGGAAAAAGATGCTAAGGACCTTGCGTCAAATCACGATTTTGGTAAGGATATTATTCCCAATATTATTCAACAATTTCATATACAAGCATTTCGCTTTCATGCAAACGACGGTGACACAACCGCCTATTGGAAGGATGTTGGAACGATTGACGCTTATTGGCAAGCTAATATGGCGTTATTGGCGGCTAATCCTGCGGCAAAAGTGAATGATGTTAACTGGCCTATTTGGAGTAACCCTAGTTGTAATGCGCCTACGCAGATAATCAGTGATGAACTTGGACGTTCAGCTAGAATAAAAAATTCACTATTGGCAAATGGCACAACGCTTCAAGTTTGTAGCATAAGTGGCTCTTTGTTGTGCAGTAATGTAACTGTTGATGAAGGTGCGAATGTGATCGATGCGGTTATTTTACCAAATGTTAAAATAGGCAAAAACGCGGTGTTAACTCGTTGCATAATTGATAATGATTGCCATATTCCTGCGGGTCTGAAAATAGGCCTAAATATGCAAGAGGATAGAAAACGTGGCTTTCGTATAAGTGCAAAAGGTATTAGGCTAGTAAATCAGAGTATGATTGATAAATTAGCCTATGTGCAACAGCAGCCTAATCTTTATCAATCTAGTGAAAAAAGTGCAGCCGAAACTGATAGAGCGGCTAATATGTTGCCGCCTTTAGTTGAACGAGAAAAAGAAAATACTCACATCTCAACATTTTGA
- a CDS encoding rhodanese-like domain-containing protein, with the protein MLKTIPTLLQEARQNVRMLTAEEANAEKKQNNGIIIDVREPAEFEAGSASGAINVPRGLLEVKMLELEKDPKRPIYLHCASSLRAALGAEQLARVGYENVSVITCSLDEIKKVCC; encoded by the coding sequence ATGCTCAAAACTATCCCTACTTTATTGCAGGAAGCGCGACAGAATGTGCGCATGTTAACCGCTGAAGAAGCGAATGCGGAAAAAAAGCAAAATAATGGAATCATTATCGATGTGCGTGAACCCGCTGAATTCGAAGCTGGATCAGCCAGTGGGGCCATTAATGTTCCTAGAGGACTGCTAGAAGTAAAAATGTTAGAGCTTGAGAAAGACCCCAAACGTCCTATTTATTTGCATTGTGCGTCTTCGCTACGGGCTGCGCTTGGAGCTGAGCAGTTGGCAAGAGTCGGTTATGAAAATGTCAGTGTCATTACGTGTTCATTGGATGAAATTAAAAAAGTTTGTTGCTAA